A section of the Phacochoerus africanus isolate WHEZ1 chromosome 4, ROS_Pafr_v1, whole genome shotgun sequence genome encodes:
- the LOC125124173 gene encoding olfactory receptor 2L2-like, which produces MENYNQTSTGFILLGLFPPSRIGLFLFIIIVVIFLMALFGNFSMILLIFLDIHLHKPMYFLLSQLSLMDLTYICTIVPKMASNFLFGNKFISFIGCGVQSFFFLTIAGTEGLLLACMAYDHYVAICFPLHYPIRISRRVCVSMIMGSWIMGSINSCAHTTYALHIPYCQTRAINHFFCDVPAMLTLACMDTWIYEYTVFVSTTVFLLLPFIGIACSYGHVLLAVYRMNSAEGKKKAYSTCSTHLTVVTFYYAPFVYTYLHPRSLRSPTEDKALAVFYTILTPLLNPIIYSLRNKEVMGALRRVMQRIFSM; this is translated from the coding sequence ATGGAAAATTATAATCAAACATCAACTGGTTTTATCTTATTGGGGTTATTTCCCCCTTCAAGAATtggcttgtttctttttattatcattgtTGTCATTTTCCTAATGGCTCTATTTGGCAACTTCTCCATGATTCTTCTCATCTTTCTGGACATCCATCTTCACAAACCCATGTATTTTTTACTTAGTCAGCTATCCCTCATGGACCTGACATATATTTGCACTATTGTCCCCAAAATGGCCTCCAACTTTCTGTTTGGAAACAAATTTATCTCTTTCATTGGGTGTGGGGTTCAGAGTTTCTTCTTCTTGACTATAGCAGGTACAGAAGGATTGCTCTTGGCCTGTATGGCTTATGATCATTATGTGGCCATTTGCTTTCCTCTTCACTACCCCATTAGAATCAGCAGAAGAGTGTGCGTGTCTATGATAATGGGATCTTGGATAATGGGCTCTATCAACTCCTGTGCCCACACCACATATGCCCTCCATATCCCTTATTGCCAGACCAGGGCCAtcaatcatttcttctgtgatgtCCCAGCCATGTTGACTCTGGCCTGCATGGACACCTGGATCTATGAATACACAGTGTTTGTGAGCACCACTGTCTTCCTCTTGCTACCTTTCATTGGTATTGCATGTTCCTATGGTCATGTTCTCCTTGCTGTCTATCGCATGAACTcagcagaagggaagaagaaggcCTATTCGACCTGCAGCACCCACCTCACTGTGGTTACTTTCTACTATGCACCCTTTGTTTACACTTATCTACATCCCAGATCCTTAAGATCTCCAACAGAAGACAAGGCTTTGGCTGTCTTCTACACAATCCTGACCCCATTGCTCAACCCTATTATCTATAGCTTGAGAAATAAGGAGGTAATGGGGGCCTTGAGAAGAGTAATGCAGAGAATCTTCTCTATGTAA